In Solanum lycopersicum chromosome 5, SLM_r2.1, the following are encoded in one genomic region:
- the LOC101253283 gene encoding thioredoxin H2, which produces MGANYSTTLHEAHNMPTTPQFKRSQVIAFHSSTKWKLHFDSLKDTNKLVVIDFTATWCGPCKYMEPVLNDFATKYTDVEFVKIDVDELDDVAQEYGVQSMPTFVLIRKGKVVDKIVGADKDGLKMKIEKHKAMFM; this is translated from the exons atgggtgCTAACTACTCAACTACTTTGCATGAAGCTCATAATATGCCAACCACACCACAATTCAAGAGATCTCAAGTCATTGCTTTCCACTCTTCAACAAAATGGAAGCtccattttgattctttaaaaGATACAAACAAATTG GTTGTTATTGACTTCACAGCTACATGGTGTGGTCCTTGCAAATATATGGAACCAGTTCTCAATGATTTTGCTACTAAATATACAGATGTTGAGTTTGTCAAGATTGATGTTGATGAATTGGAT GATGTAGCTCAGGAATATGGGGTTCAATCGATGCCAACGTTCGTGTTGATAAGGAAAGGGAAGGTTGTTGACAAGATTGTGGGAGCAGATAAAGATGGACTAAAGATGAAAATTGAGAAACATAAAGCTATGTTCATGTAA
- the LOC112940024 gene encoding thioredoxin H4 — protein sequence MGANYSVTLHEAHNMPITPQFKRSQVIAFHSSTKWKLHFDSLKNTNKLVVIDFTATWCGPCKYMEPILNDFAAKYIDVEFVKIDVDELDDVAQEYGVQAMPTFVLIKKGKVVDKVVGADKDGLKMKIEKHKAMFI from the exons atgggtgCTAACTACTCAGTCACATTGCATGAAGCTCATAATATGCCAATCACACCACAATTCAAGAGGTCTCAAGTCATTGCTTTTCACTCTTCAACAAAATGGAAGctccattttgattctttgaaaaatacaaacaaattg GTTGTTATTGACTTCACAGCCACATGGTGTGGTCCTTGCAAATACATGGAACCAATTCTTAATGACTTTGCTGCTAAATATATAGATGTTGAGTTTGTCAAGATTGATGTTGATGAATTGGAT GACGTAGCTCAGGAATATGGGGTTCAAGCGATGCCAACGTTCGTGTTGATAAAGAAAGGGAAAGTTGTTGACAAGGTTGTTGGAGCAGATAAAGATGGACTAAAGATGAAAATTGAGAAACATAAAGCTATGttcatataa